In Geotalea uraniireducens, one genomic interval encodes:
- a CDS encoding precorrin-8X methylmutase, translated as MSVHLRPEEIEAESFRLIDAEVGPHPWPPAEWAVVRRAIHTSADFDYARSMVFSAGAVAGGVAALRAGRGIVTDTTMALAGIAKPRLAQFGIRTSCFVADPAVARAAREAGVTRSILAMRAGAADSANGIFVIGNAPTALFELLRLIRKEGIRPGLIVGLPVGFVGAAESKEALLTLERERPEIPFITNRGRKGGSTVAAAVINALLILAAETTTNVRD; from the coding sequence ATGTCGGTCCACCTGCGCCCCGAAGAGATCGAGGCCGAATCGTTCCGGCTCATCGATGCCGAGGTGGGGCCGCACCCCTGGCCGCCGGCCGAGTGGGCGGTAGTGCGCCGGGCGATCCATACCAGCGCCGATTTCGATTATGCCCGGTCGATGGTCTTCTCGGCCGGGGCGGTGGCCGGCGGGGTGGCGGCGCTGCGGGCCGGGCGGGGGATCGTCACCGATACGACGATGGCCCTGGCCGGGATCGCCAAGCCGCGGCTGGCCCAGTTCGGCATCCGGACGTCCTGCTTCGTCGCCGATCCGGCGGTGGCCCGCGCCGCCCGGGAGGCGGGGGTGACCCGCTCGATCCTGGCGATGCGCGCCGGGGCGGCGGACTCGGCCAACGGTATCTTCGTCATCGGCAACGCCCCGACTGCCCTTTTCGAACTGCTCCGGCTGATCCGCAAGGAAGGGATCCGGCCGGGGTTGATCGTCGGCCTGCCGGTCGGCTTCGTCGGCGCCGCCGAGAGCAAGGAGGCGCTCCTCACCCTGGAGCGGGAACGGCCGGAAATCCCCTTCATCACCAACCGTGGCCGCAAGGGGGGCTCCACCGTTGCCGCCGCGGTGATCAACGCGCTGCTGATCCTGGCGGCGGAAACTACAACCAACGTGAGGGACTGA
- a CDS encoding sirohydrochlorin chelatase: MKTAILLMAHGSRIAAANDAVREIAAMVREITGYEIVEVSFREQHLPNIQQGIDACVAQGAERVLLMPYFLFVGAHVQEDLPEEMAEARRRYPQVAFAMGGHLGVHRKLAEVAVDRIAEALTATGWH, from the coding sequence ATGAAAACCGCAATACTGTTGATGGCCCACGGCAGCCGCATTGCCGCGGCGAACGACGCCGTGCGGGAGATTGCCGCCATGGTCCGGGAGATCACCGGCTACGAGATCGTCGAGGTGTCGTTCCGCGAGCAGCATCTGCCGAACATTCAGCAGGGGATCGACGCCTGTGTCGCCCAGGGGGCGGAACGGGTGCTGCTGATGCCCTATTTCCTCTTTGTCGGCGCCCACGTCCAGGAAGACCTGCCCGAGGAGATGGCCGAGGCACGGCGGCGCTATCCGCAGGTGGCGTTCGCCATGGGGGGGCATCTGGGAGTGCACCGCAAGCTGGCCGAGGTGGCGGTCGACCGGATCGCCGAGGCCTTGACGGCCACGGGGTGGCATTGA